In the genome of Hymenobacter taeanensis, one region contains:
- the mutL gene encoding DNA mismatch repair endonuclease MutL — protein sequence MADIIQLLPEYLANQIAAGEVVQRPASAVKELLENAVDAGATQVQLIVKEAGKQLVQVVDNGTGMSATDARMSLERHATSKIRTTDDLFRIRTLGFRGEALASIAAVAQVELRTKQRGQDTGSLLLVEGSQITSQQPVACPDGTSISVKNLFFNVPARRNFLKSNAVEMRHILDEFQHVALANPQISFSLFQNDLEVFNLPAGKLSQRIVALLGNGYKEQLAQVEEVTPFISVKGYIGKPESAKKSRGDQFFFVNNRFIRSAYLNHAVLTAYEGLLPKDTHPFYVLFLELDPKTIDINVHPTKTEIKFEDEKTVYAIVRAAVKQSLGLHNMAPSLDFDGDVNFAPIQPLRLSGNEQNPFAGDFKPDALASAAARAASTPSKNESKSGRADAYERQLPPRPTDQAKRELEEFYKSLQQVKVPDVEREATAIGVPVPSAAAIAAARQAEEAAQQTAPELPSNVTNGLAGSEEPVGQGAAPFVLPAPSAATPELPLREASATAAPGNKVLQLHQQYLMVPVKSGVMLIDQVAARERILFEQYAQALERETSASQTLLFPRTVTFTPQDFAILREVEEPLKALGFRFSDFGKYTIAVEGIPADVPARDEKELLEGLIEQFRTHAGPVKLDRREQMARALARRVATSAAGSRLSDFEMTALVDKLFACSVPNYTPDGRRTLVLLELSELQAFFTR from the coding sequence ATGGCGGATATTATTCAGCTGCTTCCCGAATATTTAGCCAACCAGATTGCCGCCGGCGAAGTAGTGCAGCGCCCGGCCTCAGCAGTGAAGGAGCTGCTGGAAAATGCCGTGGATGCCGGGGCTACCCAAGTGCAGCTTATTGTTAAAGAAGCCGGCAAGCAGCTGGTGCAGGTAGTAGACAATGGCACCGGCATGTCGGCTACGGATGCGCGCATGAGCCTGGAGCGCCATGCCACCAGTAAAATCCGCACCACCGATGACCTGTTTCGTATTCGCACCCTGGGTTTCCGGGGCGAGGCGCTGGCCAGTATTGCGGCCGTGGCCCAGGTAGAGCTGCGCACCAAGCAGCGCGGCCAGGATACCGGCAGCCTGCTGCTGGTAGAAGGCTCCCAGATTACCAGCCAGCAGCCCGTGGCCTGCCCCGATGGCACGAGCATCAGCGTGAAGAACTTGTTCTTTAACGTGCCCGCTCGCCGTAACTTCCTCAAGAGCAATGCGGTGGAAATGCGCCATATTCTAGATGAGTTTCAGCACGTGGCCCTGGCAAATCCGCAGATTAGCTTCTCGCTGTTTCAGAATGATCTGGAGGTGTTTAACCTGCCGGCCGGCAAGCTGAGCCAGCGCATTGTAGCCTTGCTGGGTAATGGCTACAAAGAGCAGCTGGCGCAGGTAGAGGAGGTAACGCCCTTTATCTCGGTGAAGGGCTACATCGGTAAGCCGGAGTCGGCGAAGAAGAGCCGCGGCGACCAGTTTTTCTTCGTGAACAACCGCTTTATCCGCTCGGCTTACCTCAACCATGCCGTACTGACGGCCTACGAGGGCCTGCTGCCCAAAGACACGCACCCGTTCTACGTGCTGTTCCTGGAGCTCGACCCCAAGACTATTGACATCAACGTGCACCCCACCAAAACGGAAATCAAGTTCGAGGACGAGAAGACTGTATACGCCATTGTGCGGGCCGCCGTGAAACAGAGTTTAGGCCTGCACAACATGGCTCCATCGCTGGACTTTGACGGCGACGTAAACTTTGCGCCCATTCAGCCCCTGCGCCTGTCGGGTAATGAGCAGAACCCCTTTGCCGGCGACTTTAAGCCCGATGCGCTGGCCTCGGCCGCAGCCCGCGCCGCCAGCACCCCCAGTAAGAATGAGTCGAAGTCGGGACGCGCTGATGCGTATGAGCGCCAGCTGCCGCCCCGCCCCACCGACCAGGCCAAGCGGGAGCTGGAAGAGTTCTATAAGAGCCTACAGCAAGTGAAGGTGCCCGATGTGGAGCGTGAGGCCACTGCTATTGGGGTACCGGTGCCTTCGGCGGCGGCCATTGCGGCCGCGCGCCAGGCAGAGGAAGCCGCCCAGCAGACGGCGCCGGAGTTGCCCAGCAACGTAACGAATGGCCTAGCTGGATCTGAGGAGCCAGTAGGCCAGGGTGCGGCGCCCTTCGTGCTGCCCGCGCCATCGGCGGCCACCCCGGAGCTGCCTTTGCGCGAGGCTTCCGCAACCGCCGCGCCTGGTAATAAGGTGCTGCAACTGCACCAGCAGTATCTGATGGTGCCGGTAAAATCGGGGGTAATGCTGATTGACCAGGTAGCTGCCCGCGAGCGAATTCTGTTTGAGCAGTACGCGCAGGCCCTGGAGCGCGAAACCAGTGCTTCGCAGACGTTGCTGTTTCCGCGCACGGTTACATTTACGCCCCAGGACTTTGCCATTCTGCGGGAAGTGGAAGAGCCGTTGAAAGCCTTAGGTTTCCGCTTCTCCGATTTTGGTAAGTACACTATTGCGGTGGAAGGCATCCCGGCCGATGTGCCGGCCCGCGACGAGAAAGAGTTGTTGGAAGGTCTCATTGAACAGTTTCGCACGCACGCTGGGCCAGTGAAGCTGGACCGGCGTGAGCAGATGGCCCGCGCCCTGGCCCGGCGGGTAGCTACCAGTGCTGCCGGTAGCCGTCTCTCTGACTTTGAGATGACGGCGCTGGTAGATAAGCTCTTTGCCTGCTCCGTGCCCAACTACACGCCCGATGGCCGCCGCACGCTGGTGCTGCTGGAGCTCAGCGAGCTACAGGCCTTCTTCACCCGCTAA
- a CDS encoding rhomboid family intramembrane serine protease — protein MFQLTPTVRNLLIANVVVFFAAMQLNPLAFLALYPIGSPLFQPWQFLTYMFMHANLGHIFSNMLGLVVFGPMLEQRWGAKRFLTYWLICGLGAGILYNGLRTYEVRQMRQDIEAFRADPTDVNLMDFVDHNASDYRDQYAAVVRQLHATPDDQGLIRSALESMDYVYQRSINGPMVGASGALFGLMLAFAFYFPNTPLIIFPLPFPIKAKYLVVLYGLYELYTGVHQAPGDNVAHFAHLGGLLVGLIVLLFWQRNRTRMY, from the coding sequence ATGTTTCAACTAACTCCTACGGTTCGCAACCTGCTCATCGCTAATGTGGTGGTGTTCTTCGCTGCGATGCAACTTAACCCGCTCGCCTTTTTAGCGCTGTACCCTATTGGCTCTCCGCTATTTCAGCCCTGGCAGTTCCTGACATATATGTTTATGCACGCTAACCTCGGGCATATCTTCTCTAACATGCTGGGCTTGGTAGTATTTGGCCCCATGCTAGAGCAGCGCTGGGGAGCAAAGCGTTTCTTGACGTACTGGCTGATTTGTGGCCTAGGTGCCGGTATACTCTACAATGGTTTGCGCACGTATGAGGTGCGCCAAATGCGCCAAGATATAGAGGCGTTTCGGGCCGACCCCACGGATGTGAATCTGATGGATTTTGTAGACCATAACGCATCAGACTACCGCGACCAATATGCGGCTGTGGTGCGTCAGCTACACGCTACTCCTGATGACCAAGGGCTGATCAGGAGTGCGTTGGAGAGCATGGACTACGTTTACCAACGCAGCATAAACGGACCTATGGTGGGCGCATCGGGGGCATTGTTTGGGTTAATGCTGGCCTTCGCTTTCTATTTCCCTAATACGCCGCTGATCATATTCCCACTTCCCTTCCCTATTAAAGCCAAATACCTAGTTGTTTTGTACGGCTTGTACGAACTCTATACTGGCGTGCACCAAGCGCCCGGCGACAATGTGGCGCACTTTGCTCACCTCGGAGGATTGTTAGTAGGTTTGATAGTGTTGCTGTTCTGGCAGCGCAACCGCACTCGCATGTACTGA